In the genome of Arachis hypogaea cultivar Tifrunner chromosome 9, arahy.Tifrunner.gnm2.J5K5, whole genome shotgun sequence, the window GCATTTCAGAACCTAAAATAGTACAAGGACAGGATGTTGTTGTGCATGCTGATGACCAGGTGAGgaatcttggagagcaagccaagttAAATTCTAGGATGGTGAAAGACTCCCTGTCAAACTTACCACCGAGAAGGACCCTCCTATGAGTTTAAGCATGGTAACATACAAGCCCCAAGCTAAAGAGGCGTTACCGAAGAAGAGCAATGTGAATTCTAACATGGAGGCCCAGACTAAGCCTAAGTCAAAATCTAAGCCTAAGACAGTTCCCAAACCCAAACCATGTCCAGACAGAACAGTGTAACTAGGACTAGGAGATACTGTCTAAGGTCTTTAGGGAAAGGTATTTCAAAAGCAAAGAAAAATGCTGGTGACCATGTTCTTTTATCCTCTGACTCAGACTCTCATGACAGCTACGAGAGTGCTGAGGACAATGCCTATAAGCTACAAGAGCTGGATGATAGCTCGGATGAATCGGGCATTGGATATACTGTTCCTTCACAGAAGAAAAAATCAAGAAACCCAATACAAGGAAGAAGGTCCAGGCAGAGAGTGGAAAGGAAAAAGGGAAGGCCAAGGTCTGTGTTGATAATGATGGATTTGTGGAAGATATTTCTGATGAAGATGTGAACATCGGATTTGTGGGGGGAGGTCTAAAGGGGGATAACCATGACATTTTTTATCCGGGGTCAGAATCGGATGGTGCCAATTCGTGGCACTCTTTGGAGATGAAAATACCACCTAATTCAGAGGATGAGTTGGTTGGAGAAGAAAGTTCGGAGGAGGTATTTTCGGTGTTTAGACAGGGTGCTAGGTTTAGAGAACTGCATTTAGAAGTCAGGATGAAGTTCAATACTAAGTGGGAGTTCAAGGAGGCAGTAAGGGAGTTCACTATACAAGAAGGGAGATGGATGAGGTTCAGAAAGAATGACGGAAAAAGGGTAAGGGCAGTATGTAAGGTGAATGATTGCAAGTGGGTTGTGTACGCATCAAGGGACCACAAAGACAGCTGCTGGCAAGTTAAGACTTTCTTCGATGACCATACCTGTCCACAAGAGGATAAGAACAGGGTAggaaatagaaattgggttgcaagtaagttggtaaaaaaaaaatatcccgATTTCAGGAACTGTGAGGCTACAACATATTTCAAGACGAAATACGACTTGTCGCTCAATAGGAACTATATATCACGGGCACTGTGTGATGCTAGGAATATAGTCTATGGGGATGCGAAGGAGCAATATGCCATGCTTAGGGACTATGGTGAAACATTGTTGAAAACCAACTCGGGATCAACTGTTCAGATTTGCACAAAGCCACAACCTAGTGGTGATGTCATATTTGAGAGGATGTATGTCTGCTTGAGTGGGTGCAAGTCAGGTTTCAGGGCTGGCTGTCATCCGTTAATTAGACTTGATGGCCCATTTATGTATGTCTACGTTATTGCCCGAGCAGTTGTGGAAGTGGAGAACTTTGAGAATTGAAAGTGGTTTCTAGAGTTGCTACATGAGGATCTTGGAGACTACAAGACTCATGGGTGGAACTTCATCTCTGATATGCAAAAGGTAATTTCTTAGTGTAACTTTAATCTCACATAAGTTGTAATGTGTAAAACTATGTTAGCTTGGTTTAATACATAAAGTGCAGTATACTGCTGTGAGTGATGATACCTCTAATATAATTGTTTGATTATTTACTATATCTCTATGGTGTGCTGTTTGTTATAAGTTAGGTAGGTACTGAGTGGTGCAAATAAGGGATTGTAATGATGAACGATTATCAATTATAGGGACTATTATGGTGAACGAGTTTTAAAAATAGGGACTATTATGGTGATTGATTTTCAAAGTTAAGGACTACTATGGTGAACGATAATTAAAGCTAGGGACTATTATGGTAACATATTGTCTGCTATCTTCAGGGATTACTGCCTGCCATGAAAGCCGTTATGCCTGATGTGGGCCATC includes:
- the LOC140175057 gene encoding uncharacterized protein, which translates into the protein MKIPPNSEDELVGEESSEEVFSVFRQGARFRELHLEVRMKFNTKWEFKEAVREFTIQEGRWMRFRKNDGKRVRAVCKVNDCKWVVYASRDHKDSCWQVKTFFDDHTCPQEDKNRVGNRNWVASKLVKKKYPDFRNCEATTYFKTKYDLSLNRNYISRALCDARNIVYGDAKEQYAMLRDYGETLLKTNSGSTVQICTKPQPSGDVIFERMYVCLSGCKSELLHEDLGDYKTHGWNFISDMQKGLLPAMKAVMPDVGHRFCDYMDKIKRLNEDAWKYLDKWSREAWTRSQFRHNPKLDSIYNNACGFSIQRSKKQWKSLYLLFLEVVRMFVMRTMAKNKVKLDNYLGLLPPVIKSRLEKVRKESRHWHAIWSGDTGYEKFEVHGRPTNYVMDLGKRLCTCQFWMLTGIPCVYVCAALARVNKHPDDFCHKLITMEAYKET